A genomic stretch from Halobellus sp. LT62 includes:
- a CDS encoding GNAT family N-acetyltransferase: MSNDDPYAIRMYEPGDRTAFLELFDDVFGGGSEAWFRWKYLENPYVSHVPMFVAEHDGDLVGARPYMAFRLRMGEETPLGLQTGDTMVHPDHQRRGLFTRMTERSFEYYGDLAEDVLTFSVPNALSRPGYLKLGCREVGQLPTAYRVQNPAALADGLASRAASVLSPIVTAGLRARQLRASVPTDVRVTRHDDVPASTLAALYERSVPDAAHALREERFYDWRFDRPDWAYETYLARDRASDEPIAGVVVGRQEQGDTDVVALADVVPLVGGDGRRRGLAALLDRIVSEEADADLVTATSSVIPKSLLYAYGFLPDDRLPLSRVTTPTVLISRLFDGREEPSWRLNGIRLDDPESWRLTFTEHNGF; this comes from the coding sequence ATGAGCAACGACGATCCCTACGCGATCCGGATGTACGAACCGGGGGACCGAACGGCGTTTCTTGAACTGTTCGACGACGTGTTCGGCGGGGGAAGCGAGGCGTGGTTTCGCTGGAAGTATCTGGAAAACCCGTACGTCTCGCACGTGCCGATGTTCGTGGCCGAGCACGATGGCGACCTCGTCGGTGCGCGGCCGTATATGGCGTTTCGGCTGCGGATGGGCGAGGAAACGCCGCTCGGGCTGCAGACGGGCGACACGATGGTCCACCCCGACCACCAGCGACGAGGGCTGTTCACGCGGATGACCGAGCGCTCGTTCGAGTACTACGGCGACCTCGCGGAGGACGTGCTGACGTTCAGCGTCCCCAACGCGCTGTCGCGGCCCGGCTACCTGAAACTCGGCTGTCGCGAGGTGGGGCAACTCCCGACCGCCTACCGCGTGCAGAACCCCGCGGCGCTCGCCGACGGTCTCGCCTCGCGGGCGGCATCGGTGCTGTCGCCGATCGTCACTGCGGGCCTACGGGCTCGGCAGCTCCGGGCGTCGGTTCCGACGGACGTGCGCGTCACCCGTCACGACGACGTCCCCGCGTCGACGCTCGCGGCGCTGTACGAGCGGTCGGTCCCGGACGCCGCCCACGCCCTGCGCGAGGAGCGCTTCTACGACTGGCGGTTCGACCGCCCGGACTGGGCGTACGAGACGTATCTCGCTCGGGACCGAGCGTCAGACGAACCGATCGCCGGCGTCGTCGTGGGGCGACAGGAACAGGGCGACACCGACGTCGTGGCGCTGGCAGACGTCGTTCCGCTCGTCGGCGGGGACGGTCGGCGGCGCGGGTTGGCCGCGCTCCTCGATCGGATCGTTTCCGAGGAGGCGGACGCGGATCTCGTGACCGCAACGTCCAGCGTGATCCCGAAATCCCTCCTGTACGCGTACGGGTTCCTCCCCGATGACCGACTACCGCTGTCGAGGGTGACGACGCCGACGGTGCTCATCTCGCGGCTGTTCGACGGTCGCGAGGAGCCGTCTTGGCGGCTGAACGGGATCCGCCTCGACGACCCGGAGAGCTGGCGGCTCACGTTCACCGAGCACAACGGGTTCTAA
- a CDS encoding flippase — translation MSLTDRIATGVRASLGGNLINSVANGLLMVVLARYLLTPAEFGLLHYALSIIGVVAIFGTLGVPSAAARYVTEFAETAPGQVRHVIRFSVAVVLTLSVGISAVLAVGSPHVASFLDEPGLAPLLVLGAGYVVCNTLRISFGRLFQAVNRVDWSGRLTAISGIARFTGAVALVLAGFGAAGALGGYVVGFAVTALVGGVVFYRLSYTSFPSAAEARDGLRRRILEYSVPLTATRGANVLDKRIDTVLVGLFLGPAAVGYYTIAKQVSEFGSIPAKSLGYTISPTVGEQRAKDDRNRARRVYETSLRYVLLLYVPGMVGLILVAGPIVAHVFGPEYDGAAPVLQVMAGFMFVNAINKVTSDGLDFLGRARERAMVKTATAVANFLLNLVLIPRIGVVGAAVATVITYTVYTVANVYVIHTELALNVGSIARLLVAVAGIAAVMGGVVQLLVPMVSGVVSLVLVVGVGVAVWGVLATLGGLLDLKRIRAVLA, via the coding sequence ATGTCGCTCACGGACCGGATCGCGACCGGCGTCAGGGCCAGTCTGGGTGGGAACCTGATCAATTCCGTCGCGAACGGGTTGTTGATGGTCGTCCTCGCCCGATACCTGCTGACGCCCGCGGAGTTCGGGCTGCTGCACTACGCGCTCTCGATCATCGGCGTCGTCGCCATCTTCGGGACCCTCGGCGTCCCCTCGGCCGCGGCGCGCTACGTCACTGAATTCGCGGAGACCGCGCCGGGTCAGGTCCGACACGTCATCCGATTCAGCGTCGCCGTCGTCCTCACGCTCTCGGTTGGGATCAGCGCGGTGCTGGCGGTTGGGAGCCCGCACGTCGCGTCGTTTCTCGACGAACCCGGACTCGCGCCGTTGCTCGTCCTCGGTGCGGGATACGTCGTCTGCAACACGCTCCGAATCTCGTTCGGACGGCTGTTTCAGGCCGTCAACCGCGTCGACTGGAGCGGACGGCTCACGGCGATTTCCGGGATCGCCCGGTTCACCGGTGCCGTCGCGCTCGTCCTCGCGGGGTTCGGCGCGGCCGGGGCGCTCGGCGGCTACGTCGTCGGATTCGCCGTGACCGCGCTCGTCGGCGGCGTCGTCTTCTACCGGCTGTCGTACACGTCGTTTCCGAGCGCGGCGGAGGCGCGCGACGGACTCCGCAGACGGATTTTGGAGTACAGCGTGCCGCTCACCGCGACCCGGGGGGCGAACGTGCTCGATAAGCGGATCGATACGGTGCTCGTCGGGCTGTTTCTGGGCCCCGCAGCCGTCGGCTACTACACGATCGCCAAGCAGGTGTCGGAGTTCGGATCGATTCCGGCAAAGTCGCTCGGGTACACGATCTCGCCGACGGTCGGTGAACAGCGCGCGAAGGACGACCGAAACCGCGCGCGGCGCGTCTACGAGACCTCGCTGCGGTACGTCCTCCTCTTGTACGTACCGGGGATGGTCGGACTGATCCTCGTTGCCGGACCGATCGTCGCGCACGTGTTCGGCCCGGAGTACGACGGGGCCGCGCCCGTCTTGCAGGTGATGGCCGGATTCATGTTCGTGAACGCGATCAACAAGGTGACAAGCGACGGCCTCGATTTCCTCGGGCGGGCCCGCGAGCGGGCGATGGTGAAGACGGCGACCGCGGTGGCGAACTTCCTCTTGAATCTGGTGTTGATTCCCCGGATCGGCGTCGTCGGGGCCGCCGTCGCGACGGTGATTACCTACACAGTCTACACCGTCGCGAACGTGTACGTCATCCACACCGAACTCGCGCTGAACGTCGGCTCGATCGCGCGGCTACTCGTCGCCGTCGCCGGTATTGCGGCCGTGATGGGCGGGGTGGTCCAACTGCTCGTCCCGATGGTTTCGGGGGTCGTCTCGCTGGTGCTCGTTGTCGGCGTCGGCGTCGCGGTCTGGGGCGTGCTCGCCACGCTCGGCGGCCTCCTCGATCTCAAACGCATCCGCGCCGTGCTCGCGTGA
- the tatC gene encoding twin-arginine translocase subunit TatC yields the protein MSSALDEDTRATLDAGRETAGAMLRAAQKDLQKVFIFFLIGFLGTFYALRLYVWDFLERITRAQMSAQVSGDVSIIAQTPFDVILLQAKIGLVVGVLLAIPPFLYFSRDALVERGLWPSSPVPVWQLAVILSGMATLFVLGVAYGYFVFFPFTFAFLAQNAISAGFSPTYSIVKWAQFIFLLTASFGLASQLPLVMTILSYTEIVPYETFRDKWRHAAVGVFAVGAMFTPPDPFTQIMWAIPVLALYGASLYLAKIVTTARRGSERMNVVGSVRAHWNTIAGVGVVGGVFVYAFFERGGVGYVNDALAAIGSDYAVFAPSSVGVFTGYVLLASVAAAAVAVGYFVYQDIGELAVVEAGIGDPTEIDLAELDAAGVRAAPPEVFEALSEDEAMGAAGDAIDAGDKEKAQAIIDRFDAEGSGEGDGSTGAEESPEAGAEAAATSASGSTGGGSIGDRFSRASNTFLDEFRGGGEEDEIDAESGAAADEGDDGGDFEGYYTDIAFILDSVTSRAFRIVGLFMLVLAGTFGWLYTGGIKRVYEDFLSRLPAQVTPDEVLNVVALHPMEALVFEVKFSTIIAAIVTLPVLAYYAWPALRERNIIRQRQSAVFLWTGALAAGLIGGFVLGYTTIAPAVISWLVNDAVMANMVIAYRITNFFWLIFFTTAGIGLLADVPVLMILLNSAGISYRTMRGRWREVTVGILAFAALFTPADVLTMFLVTIPLMAAYGIGLGVLFVITVGGRRDLSPSRADI from the coding sequence ATGTCTAGCGCGCTCGACGAGGACACGAGAGCGACACTCGACGCCGGTCGCGAGACCGCCGGAGCGATGCTTCGAGCCGCGCAGAAGGATCTGCAGAAGGTCTTCATCTTCTTTCTGATCGGCTTTCTCGGGACGTTCTACGCGCTCCGGCTCTACGTCTGGGACTTTCTCGAACGAATCACCAGAGCCCAGATGTCGGCGCAGGTGAGCGGCGACGTCTCGATCATCGCGCAGACGCCATTCGACGTGATCCTCCTGCAGGCGAAGATCGGGCTCGTCGTCGGCGTCCTTCTCGCGATCCCACCGTTTCTGTACTTTTCTCGTGACGCGCTCGTCGAACGCGGGCTGTGGCCCTCCTCGCCGGTCCCGGTCTGGCAGCTCGCGGTCATCCTCTCCGGGATGGCGACGCTCTTCGTCCTCGGCGTCGCCTACGGCTACTTCGTCTTCTTCCCGTTCACGTTCGCCTTCCTCGCGCAGAACGCCATCTCCGCGGGGTTCTCGCCGACGTACTCCATCGTGAAGTGGGCGCAGTTCATCTTCTTACTCACCGCCTCGTTCGGCCTCGCGAGCCAGTTGCCGCTGGTGATGACGATCCTCTCTTACACCGAGATCGTCCCCTACGAGACGTTCCGCGACAAGTGGCGGCACGCCGCCGTCGGCGTCTTCGCCGTCGGGGCGATGTTCACGCCGCCGGACCCCTTCACGCAGATTATGTGGGCGATTCCGGTGCTCGCCCTCTACGGAGCCAGCCTCTATCTGGCGAAGATCGTCACGACCGCGCGCCGCGGGAGCGAGCGAATGAACGTCGTCGGCAGCGTCCGGGCGCACTGGAATACCATCGCGGGCGTCGGCGTCGTCGGTGGCGTGTTCGTCTACGCGTTCTTCGAGCGCGGCGGCGTGGGCTACGTCAACGACGCGCTCGCCGCGATCGGGAGCGACTACGCGGTCTTCGCGCCGTCGTCGGTGGGAGTGTTCACGGGCTACGTGCTCCTCGCGAGCGTCGCCGCCGCCGCCGTCGCCGTCGGCTACTTCGTCTATCAGGACATCGGCGAACTCGCGGTCGTCGAGGCGGGAATCGGTGACCCGACCGAAATCGACCTCGCGGAGCTCGACGCGGCAGGCGTCCGCGCGGCCCCGCCCGAGGTGTTCGAGGCGCTCTCCGAGGACGAGGCGATGGGCGCCGCGGGCGACGCGATCGACGCCGGTGACAAGGAAAAGGCACAGGCGATCATCGACCGCTTCGACGCCGAGGGTTCTGGCGAGGGCGACGGAAGCACCGGGGCCGAAGAGAGCCCCGAGGCCGGCGCAGAGGCTGCTGCGACGAGCGCGAGCGGGTCAACCGGTGGCGGCTCGATCGGCGATCGGTTCTCGCGCGCCAGCAACACGTTCCTCGACGAGTTCCGCGGCGGGGGAGAAGAAGACGAAATCGACGCGGAGAGCGGGGCGGCCGCCGACGAGGGCGACGACGGCGGCGACTTCGAGGGGTACTACACCGACATCGCGTTCATCCTCGATTCGGTCACGTCGCGGGCGTTCCGCATCGTCGGGCTGTTTATGCTCGTGCTCGCGGGCACGTTCGGCTGGCTCTACACCGGCGGGATCAAACGCGTCTACGAGGACTTCCTGAGTCGACTCCCGGCGCAGGTGACGCCCGACGAGGTGCTCAACGTCGTCGCGCTGCACCCGATGGAAGCGCTCGTCTTCGAGGTGAAATTCTCGACGATCATCGCCGCCATCGTCACGCTCCCGGTGCTGGCGTACTACGCGTGGCCCGCGCTCCGCGAACGGAACATCATCAGACAGCGCCAGAGCGCGGTCTTCCTGTGGACCGGCGCGCTGGCGGCGGGGCTGATCGGCGGCTTCGTCCTCGGATACACGACGATCGCGCCCGCCGTCATCTCGTGGCTCGTCAACGACGCCGTGATGGCGAACATGGTGATCGCCTATCGCATCACCAACTTCTTCTGGCTCATCTTCTTCACCACCGCGGGAATCGGGCTCCTCGCCGACGTGCCGGTCCTGATGATCCTGCTCAACAGCGCCGGGATCAGCTACCGGACGATGCGCGGCCGCTGGCGTGAGGTGACCGTCGGCATCCTCGCGTTCGCGGCGCTTTTCACCCCGGCGGACGTGCTCACGATGTTCCTCGTGACGATCCCGCTGATGGCCGCCTACGGGATCGGCCTCGGCGTCCTCTTCGTGATCACGGTCGGCGGCCGGCGCGACCTCTCACCCTCTCGCGCCGACATCTGA